In Pseudobdellovibrio exovorus JSS, the genomic stretch CGGATAAAGATGTGGACTACGGAACAGTGGCCTACGTCATGGGTGAAATTCGTACAGCTGGTATTCTGAATATCAGCCTGATCACGATTCCGAAAGACTAATAGAGGACAAGAGTGCCAAAGAACATGCCTAACAAATCACAACCAGATGATTTGAAAAGAAGTATTGGGATCTCCATACTTCTTCATGGCATTCTTATTTCTCTATTTGCTATTCGCTCTTTATTTTTTTCTGAACCTCTTATCGACTTATCACAGGCGATTACTGTCAGTGTGGGCGAACTTCCCGACAACAATCGCTTACCGCCGAAAGCACAACCCGCGCAGGCTGTAGCCAAAGAAGAACCCGCACCAGCGAAACCAGAGCCAGTGGCTGAACCGGAGCCAGAGCCTGCTCCTAAGCCTGTAGCTAAACCGGAGCCAGCTCCACCAGCAGCTCCTAAAGAAACAGTTAAGGCAGAGCCAGACAAAACTAAAATGCCTCCGAAAAATATAGCGAAAGACGATGAAGTCAACTTAGAGAAAAGCCGTGCACGCCAACGTGAAGCTTTAAATCGTCTGAAAACTCAATCCGCATTGGAAAAAATTCGCCAAGACGTCAAAAATGAATCTGCAACGCGTGTTCGCAATAGTAATGCGGCTCCAATGCCGACACGTGTGATTGCAGCAGGAAGTGCGCTGAGTGGCTTAGATCAGTTGCAAGCCAATGACTATTTAAGTGCTGTGGATCGCAATATCAAACAAGTGTGGACACTGCCACAGTGGCTGATGAATAAACCATATAAGACTCAAGTCCTCGTGAAGATTAGTACCCAAGGCCAAATTCTTTCTACAGATATTATTTCCTCTAGCGGAAACAGCAGCTATGACCAATACTGTCTTGAGGCCGTAGAAAAGGCAGCGCCTTTTCCTCAAGTGCCCGACAAGTTAAGTGAAAAATTTCGCGTAGATGGAATTGTGATCGGGTTCCCAGAATAAATCTAACCATAAAGGAAGCTCAGAATATGAAAGCATTTATTCAAACTTTTTTTATTTTTGCTTTAGCATTTACTTTTAACTCTTATTCGTATGCGCAACAGGCCTACATCAAGGCCGGAGAAGCCCAAGCGAAAAGAAGTAATTTGGCTTACCCACTTTTTAACAACCTAGGCAGCAATGACAGTGGTGTGGCTACTGCTGCTGCAGCTGATATTTACAACACATCAAAAAGTAATTTCGAGTTGTCGTCTTACTTTGTGATTATGTCGAATCAAGCTTATTTGGAAGATCCTGCTAAGACATCTTTGAAGCCGGCT encodes the following:
- a CDS encoding TonB family protein, translated to MPKNMPNKSQPDDLKRSIGISILLHGILISLFAIRSLFFSEPLIDLSQAITVSVGELPDNNRLPPKAQPAQAVAKEEPAPAKPEPVAEPEPEPAPKPVAKPEPAPPAAPKETVKAEPDKTKMPPKNIAKDDEVNLEKSRARQREALNRLKTQSALEKIRQDVKNESATRVRNSNAAPMPTRVIAAGSALSGLDQLQANDYLSAVDRNIKQVWTLPQWLMNKPYKTQVLVKISTQGQILSTDIISSSGNSSYDQYCLEAVEKAAPFPQVPDKLSEKFRVDGIVIGFPE